One window from the genome of Microbulbifer pacificus encodes:
- a CDS encoding HupE/UreJ family protein, giving the protein MNALHSATRVLFLLLLLPCVLFSPHGYAHDSRPAYLQITELPGGEYAMLWRTPVKSGRRLPVALGLPETTITVGEPVVQRLHDSLLEHRRFRLPEGIAGQRIDFTGLQATITDVLVRIEYADGRRATQLVQPSQAWLDVPEPQSGLTVATSYLRHGVDHILFGFDHLLFVLALLLIVRNLRVLLWTVTAFTLAHSITLALSTLGVVRLPSTPVEAVIALSIVLLASEILRVRRGHESATARWPWLVAFAFGLLHGFGFAGALSELGLPEGDIPLALLAFNLGVELGQLLFITAVLTVIALARRMNIPTLTQRYAMIATTYGIGCLAMFWFCERAAQLI; this is encoded by the coding sequence GTGAACGCTTTACATTCCGCGACACGGGTACTGTTCCTGTTACTGCTGTTACCGTGTGTGCTGTTCTCCCCGCACGGATACGCGCACGATAGCCGCCCCGCATACCTGCAAATCACCGAGCTACCGGGCGGCGAGTACGCCATGCTGTGGCGAACCCCGGTGAAGTCCGGGCGACGGTTACCGGTGGCTCTGGGGTTGCCGGAGACAACCATCACCGTTGGTGAACCGGTCGTCCAGCGCCTGCACGACTCGCTGTTGGAACACCGAAGGTTCCGGTTGCCCGAAGGCATTGCCGGGCAACGGATTGATTTCACCGGTCTGCAGGCCACCATTACCGATGTATTGGTAAGAATCGAATACGCGGATGGCCGCCGGGCGACGCAACTGGTACAGCCCAGCCAGGCCTGGCTGGATGTCCCCGAACCACAGTCCGGCCTCACCGTGGCAACCAGTTATCTGCGGCACGGCGTCGACCATATCCTGTTCGGCTTTGATCACCTGCTGTTTGTTCTGGCGCTGCTGCTGATCGTCCGCAACCTGCGGGTATTACTGTGGACGGTGACCGCGTTTACCCTGGCCCACTCCATCACCCTCGCGCTCTCAACCCTGGGGGTTGTACGGTTGCCGTCGACCCCGGTAGAGGCGGTGATTGCACTCAGTATCGTGTTGCTCGCCAGCGAAATCCTCCGCGTGCGCCGGGGCCACGAGAGTGCAACGGCGCGCTGGCCGTGGCTGGTTGCCTTTGCCTTCGGGTTATTACACGGGTTCGGTTTTGCTGGTGCCCTGAGTGAGCTGGGACTTCCGGAGGGCGATATTCCGCTGGCACTGCTCGCGTTCAATCTCGGCGTCGAGCTCGGACAGCTGCTTTTCATCACCGCGGTACTGACCGTGATTGCGTTGGCGCGGCGTATGAACATTCCGACGTTGACGCAGCGCTATGCGATGATCGCCACTACCTATGGTATCGGCTGCCTGGCCATGTTCTGGTTTTGCGAACGCGCGGCGCAACTGATCTGA
- a CDS encoding peptidyl-prolyl cis-trans isomerase → MKTQNASNRRVATLPLWIRDPLFHFIVVGMAIFAISALRQAPSTESDIDVRQIVITPDDLMQMQLALRMESLPPRHSAAFDSLIETRVREEVLYREALAMGLDKNDIIVKRRMAQKMDFLAEDISALREPTQKELEDWYEAHTDTFAIPPRITFSHRFFAFDRHGDNARNAARSALAEIASATPADQLGDPFMFQDYYPDRTPMQISSVFGPDFSRQLSTLPPREWSGPVESGFGWHLVYIDSIVPSRIPEFEEVSAEIKADWFAHQRESFKRTAYELMRAKYEVVLPVEENITASTQENAPGDKP, encoded by the coding sequence ATGAAGACCCAGAACGCCTCGAATCGTCGCGTCGCGACGCTGCCCCTTTGGATCCGCGATCCCCTGTTCCACTTCATCGTCGTCGGCATGGCAATCTTCGCCATCAGTGCGCTGCGCCAGGCGCCTTCGACCGAATCAGATATTGATGTCAGGCAAATCGTCATCACTCCCGACGACCTGATGCAAATGCAGCTCGCGCTACGCATGGAGTCACTGCCGCCCCGCCACTCCGCCGCATTCGACAGCCTGATCGAGACCAGGGTACGCGAAGAAGTTCTATACCGGGAAGCCCTCGCGATGGGACTCGATAAAAACGACATTATCGTAAAACGCCGCATGGCACAGAAAATGGACTTTCTTGCGGAAGATATTTCCGCACTGCGTGAACCTACACAGAAAGAGTTGGAGGATTGGTACGAGGCGCACACGGATACCTTTGCCATCCCGCCACGAATCACCTTCAGCCATCGCTTTTTTGCCTTTGACCGACACGGAGACAACGCCCGGAACGCCGCCAGAAGCGCCCTTGCCGAGATCGCCTCAGCAACACCGGCGGATCAGCTGGGCGATCCATTCATGTTCCAGGATTATTATCCGGATCGCACACCGATGCAGATCTCCTCGGTGTTCGGACCGGACTTTTCCAGGCAGCTGTCCACACTTCCGCCCCGAGAATGGAGCGGGCCTGTGGAATCGGGATTTGGCTGGCACCTGGTGTATATCGACAGCATCGTTCCATCACGGATTCCGGAGTTTGAAGAGGTGTCTGCCGAAATCAAGGCGGATTGGTTTGCGCACCAGCGCGAGAGCTTCAAGCGTACCGCCTATGAACTGATGCGTGCAAAATATGAAGTCGTACTGCCTGTTGAGGAAAACATCACTGCCAGCACGCAGGAAAATGCGCCCGGAGACAAACCGTGA
- a CDS encoding DUF3604 domain-containing protein — MKRNQTKLSAKLLALLLAAQCSAPLFAGDISTPYSPQAGRNIPDQLLWGDTHLHTRLSLDARAFGATLDPETAYRLARGEVVTASRGEKVKLSRPLNWLVIADHSDALGVMDEIITGNPHLLSDPKVRDWHQRINSGGKEGFGATMELILAVGKGDVPAVMSDGKISTQVWQDYVATADKFNVPGYFSAIIGYEWTSMPGGNNLHRNVLYRDGAEQAVRVQPFTAMESDRPEDLWAWMNQYEQSTGGRVLALAHNGNLSNGWMFPEINPATGTRIDREYALTRARWEPIYEVTQMKGDGEAHPYLSTSDEFADYETWDKSNLGPVPKKPEMLQYEYAREALKNGLKLEAELGVNPYKFGMVGSTDSHTGLSTAEENNFFGKHSGVEPDAERTRKPVGKLGDITLMGWEMVGSGYAAVWATENTREAIFDAMMRKEVYATTGPRMELRFFGGWNFEAADATSSELAAIGYSKGVPMGGDLARAPEGRAPRFLLSARRDPMSGNLDRVQIVKGWLNENGETRENVYDVVWSGDREMGRDGVLPAVGNTVNVADASWSNRIGAPELSTVWEDPDFDPAQRAFYYARVIEIPTPRWTAYDAAHFERTQESNVPMVTQERAYSSPIWYTP; from the coding sequence ATGAAACGGAACCAAACGAAACTTTCGGCAAAGCTGCTGGCGTTGCTTCTCGCTGCGCAATGCAGTGCGCCACTGTTCGCCGGGGATATAAGTACACCCTATTCTCCCCAGGCGGGGCGAAATATTCCCGACCAACTGCTGTGGGGTGATACTCACCTGCACACGCGCCTGTCGCTGGATGCGCGGGCATTCGGAGCCACGCTGGATCCAGAGACCGCCTACCGCCTCGCCCGCGGCGAGGTGGTGACCGCAAGCCGCGGCGAGAAGGTAAAGCTGTCGCGGCCGCTGAACTGGCTGGTTATTGCGGATCATTCGGATGCCCTCGGCGTAATGGATGAAATCATTACCGGGAATCCGCACCTGTTGAGTGACCCCAAAGTACGCGACTGGCACCAGCGCATCAACTCGGGTGGTAAAGAGGGCTTCGGTGCGACCATGGAATTGATTCTCGCCGTGGGCAAGGGCGATGTACCCGCGGTGATGTCCGATGGAAAGATTTCCACCCAGGTGTGGCAGGACTACGTGGCCACCGCCGACAAATTTAATGTCCCGGGTTACTTCAGCGCGATTATCGGTTACGAGTGGACGTCCATGCCCGGCGGTAACAACCTGCATCGCAACGTGCTCTACCGCGATGGCGCCGAACAGGCGGTGCGGGTGCAGCCATTTACCGCGATGGAGAGCGACAGGCCCGAAGACCTGTGGGCATGGATGAACCAGTATGAGCAAAGCACCGGTGGCCGGGTGCTGGCGTTGGCCCACAACGGCAACCTGTCGAACGGCTGGATGTTTCCGGAGATCAACCCGGCTACGGGAACACGCATCGACCGCGAGTACGCCTTGACCCGGGCCCGCTGGGAGCCGATCTACGAGGTGACCCAGATGAAAGGGGACGGCGAGGCGCACCCGTATCTCTCTACCAGCGATGAATTCGCCGATTACGAAACCTGGGATAAATCCAATCTGGGACCGGTGCCGAAAAAGCCGGAAATGTTGCAGTACGAATACGCCCGGGAGGCGTTGAAAAACGGCCTCAAACTGGAAGCAGAGCTGGGCGTCAACCCGTACAAATTCGGCATGGTGGGTTCCACCGACAGTCACACCGGCCTTTCCACCGCGGAAGAGAATAACTTCTTCGGCAAGCACTCCGGCGTAGAGCCGGACGCGGAACGCACTCGCAAGCCGGTGGGTAAGCTGGGCGATATCACACTGATGGGGTGGGAGATGGTGGGCTCCGGCTACGCCGCGGTCTGGGCTACGGAAAATACACGTGAGGCAATTTTCGATGCCATGATGCGCAAAGAGGTATATGCCACCACCGGGCCGCGTATGGAACTGCGTTTCTTCGGCGGCTGGAATTTCGAGGCTGCCGATGCCACGTCCAGTGAACTCGCGGCCATCGGCTACAGCAAAGGTGTGCCCATGGGGGGCGACCTGGCTCGAGCGCCTGAGGGCAGGGCACCGCGCTTCCTGCTGTCGGCACGCCGCGATCCGATGTCCGGCAATCTGGACCGGGTGCAGATCGTGAAGGGCTGGCTCAACGAGAACGGCGAAACCCGGGAAAACGTGTACGACGTGGTCTGGTCCGGTGACCGCGAGATGGGGCGCGACGGCGTATTGCCGGCGGTAGGCAACACGGTCAATGTGGCCGACGCCAGCTGGAGCAACCGTATTGGCGCACCGGAACTGAGTACCGTGTGGGAAGATCCGGACTTCGACCCCGCTCAGCGCGCTTTCTATTACGCCCGCGTAATCGAGATTCCCACACCCCGCTGGACAGCCTACGACGCGGCGCACTTCGAGCGCACGCAGGAATCGAATGTGCCCATGGTGACCCAGGAGCGCGCTTACAGCTCACCTATCTGGTACACACCCTGA
- a CDS encoding peptidyl-prolyl cis-trans isomerase, whose protein sequence is MHFLLLGALLFAAERLFNGAADNALEIRVGREQLVTMLQFRAKTFDQERFDDELDRMGEDARRKLEQEWLREELLYREAKALQLDRDDYVIRQRLANKMEFIARGFISNDGNLPREQVEDYFDRHKDDYLQPASITFTHVFFSSAIHGRQRAAQLAESALETLRADGVAFEQANGYGDQFAYHSNYVERSRDYVAAQFDEQFARELFVPEGDDGEWQGPLESVLGFHLVLVADRQPARPALLANIYAQVEADAREARVQREVDQVIAKLKNRYRIIDGNSDS, encoded by the coding sequence ATGCACTTTTTATTGTTGGGTGCACTGCTGTTTGCCGCTGAGCGCCTATTCAATGGCGCCGCAGACAATGCATTGGAAATTCGTGTCGGTCGCGAGCAGCTGGTAACCATGCTGCAATTTCGCGCCAAGACGTTTGATCAGGAGCGCTTTGACGACGAGCTGGATCGTATGGGTGAAGACGCTCGGCGCAAGCTGGAGCAGGAGTGGTTGCGTGAGGAACTCCTCTACCGCGAAGCCAAGGCGTTGCAACTGGATCGCGATGATTATGTCATCCGCCAGCGACTGGCCAACAAAATGGAATTTATCGCCCGTGGATTTATCAGCAATGACGGAAATCTTCCGCGCGAACAGGTGGAAGATTATTTCGACCGGCATAAGGATGATTATCTCCAGCCGGCATCCATCACCTTCACTCACGTATTTTTCTCCAGCGCAATTCACGGGCGTCAGCGGGCGGCACAACTGGCGGAGTCTGCTCTTGAAACATTGCGTGCCGATGGCGTGGCGTTCGAGCAGGCCAATGGATATGGTGATCAGTTTGCGTACCACAGCAATTATGTGGAGCGAAGTCGCGACTATGTTGCCGCTCAATTTGATGAGCAGTTTGCTCGTGAGCTGTTTGTGCCCGAAGGCGATGATGGTGAATGGCAGGGGCCGCTGGAATCGGTGCTTGGTTTCCATCTGGTACTGGTTGCCGATCGCCAGCCGGCACGACCAGCGCTGCTTGCAAACATCTACGCACAGGTTGAGGCGGATGCGCGCGAGGCGCGTGTGCAGCGTGAGGTGGATCAGGTCATTGCGAAGCTGAAAAATCGCTATCGCATCATTGATGGGAATTCCGACTCGTGA
- a CDS encoding SphA family protein — protein MRYAASILLFTLAILSVSPATLADEDGTSFWLPGQYASFAAIAPSSEWSLPMQTYYYSGNAGAGHAIIRGDQITFGLDTDFAAQFIAPTYSPDTKVFGGRPSLSLAFFPGYESTDIDSSLGSLSTRRSDALTGFGDLYPTVQLFWDCGTHNWMAYLTGDIPVGAYDPHRLSNLGLGHGAVDAGGAYTYMNTKTGWEFSATAGLTYNLENSDTDYRSGIDSHLDLGLSRSLTEHFFTGLVGYAFVQLTPDHGQPALLGDFKSRTFAIGPQVGYTFQVGSRSIFANLRGYIEFKTKNRPSGGDVYLTINIPLGRSNTIN, from the coding sequence ATGCGGTACGCTGCAAGTATTTTACTTTTCACATTAGCCATACTGAGTGTTTCACCAGCGACGCTGGCCGACGAAGACGGTACCAGCTTCTGGCTGCCAGGCCAGTATGCGAGCTTTGCCGCCATCGCACCGTCCTCGGAATGGTCGCTACCGATGCAAACCTACTACTACTCAGGCAACGCCGGAGCAGGACATGCAATCATTCGCGGTGATCAGATCACTTTCGGTCTTGATACAGATTTCGCAGCACAGTTCATCGCCCCCACCTACTCGCCCGACACCAAGGTGTTCGGCGGACGCCCCAGTCTTTCACTGGCATTTTTTCCCGGTTACGAGAGCACAGATATTGACTCTTCTCTCGGATCGCTGAGTACCCGGCGCAGCGATGCATTGACCGGATTCGGCGACCTCTATCCTACGGTGCAACTGTTCTGGGACTGCGGCACACACAACTGGATGGCTTATCTCACAGGCGATATTCCTGTCGGTGCATACGATCCCCACCGTCTTTCCAATCTTGGGCTAGGCCATGGTGCCGTCGACGCGGGCGGGGCCTATACCTACATGAACACAAAAACCGGATGGGAGTTTTCGGCCACTGCGGGGCTTACCTACAACCTGGAAAATTCGGACACCGACTATAGAAGCGGCATCGACTCACACCTTGACCTCGGGCTCTCGCGATCATTGACGGAGCACTTCTTCACGGGTCTGGTTGGCTACGCGTTCGTGCAGCTTACGCCAGATCACGGACAACCAGCGCTGCTCGGTGATTTTAAAAGCCGCACCTTCGCGATTGGCCCTCAAGTCGGCTACACCTTTCAGGTTGGCAGCAGGTCCATCTTTGCCAACTTGCGGGGTTACATAGAATTCAAAACTAAAAACCGGCCGAGTGGTGGCGACGTGTATCTCACCATCAATATCCCCCTCGGCAGATCGAACACCATAAATTAG
- a CDS encoding DUF3604 domain-containing protein yields MSRHGKYPTRESLIGTSAGVLLALALLSPASTLAQGDPERREAYYGETHLHTSWSFDAFIFGDTKATPAQAYEYAKGKPLMHALGYEMKITQPLDWLGVTDHSEYVGIIQTANTPGSELSKTELGKKLIVRDAADIQRVYLLLGNSMIQNKPFPELVAPKLAASIWDKNNAAADAANEPGKFTAFNAYEWTSTPNNANLHRNVFFKDGDKLPEMPFTSFDSQAPEDLWAWMDKQRNSGIELLSISHNANVSDGLMFPMEVNFKGRPIDKAWAEARMRNEPLTEIKQIKGQSETHPLLSPNDEFADYEIFSFLLGNPDGRFPKIPGSYVRDGLKTGIAMQSTRGYNPYKTGIVAGSDSHNGAAPYRQDNFFGGHARMDGGLKERMRGHLFTGLDTRLINPAGLTAIWADENTRASLFEGMKRKETFATSGPRLKLRFFGGWNYAGDAADHRDWVKSAYENGVPMGGDLPAAAGEAPSFIVWATKDPTSGNLDRVQIVKGWSKDGQSFEQVYDVVWAGDRKPDYITGKVPPIESTVDLEQATYKNSVGKTELKAVWRDPDFDPSVDAFYYARALEIPTPRWTTIQAKELNIRPPQNVPATVQERAWSSPIWYTPTDQQRNAAKSAGIRIADLKKKGINPLGEADLRKLLVEKDTWIKNRVTGAIFRLVWQKNGQRALWNVNPSDPMPQHFGFASADSYLGIPTSYEIKGNQVIEHFGNGPLSWTLYQSGAVTLMARSDEYGYANYEIIETPKHLVDLEKLKRSQ; encoded by the coding sequence ATGTCTCGCCACGGCAAATATCCCACCAGGGAATCGTTGATCGGCACATCCGCAGGGGTGTTACTTGCGCTGGCACTGCTGTCACCAGCATCCACCCTGGCGCAGGGTGATCCAGAGAGACGCGAGGCTTACTACGGGGAGACGCATCTTCACACCAGCTGGTCTTTCGACGCCTTTATCTTCGGTGATACCAAAGCAACACCGGCCCAGGCCTATGAGTACGCCAAGGGAAAACCACTCATGCACGCGCTGGGCTATGAAATGAAGATCACCCAGCCACTGGACTGGTTGGGGGTCACCGACCACTCGGAATATGTCGGCATTATCCAGACCGCCAATACCCCGGGTTCCGAGCTCTCGAAAACCGAACTTGGTAAAAAGCTCATCGTACGGGATGCCGCGGATATACAGCGTGTCTATCTGCTGCTGGGAAATTCGATGATCCAGAACAAGCCTTTCCCGGAACTGGTCGCGCCCAAACTGGCGGCGTCCATCTGGGATAAAAACAACGCCGCCGCAGACGCCGCCAACGAGCCAGGCAAATTTACCGCCTTCAACGCTTATGAGTGGACGTCGACGCCAAACAACGCCAACTTGCACCGGAACGTATTCTTCAAAGACGGCGACAAGCTTCCCGAAATGCCGTTCACCTCGTTTGACTCCCAGGCGCCAGAGGATCTATGGGCGTGGATGGACAAGCAGCGCAACAGTGGCATCGAACTCCTCTCCATCTCCCACAACGCCAATGTCTCCGACGGCCTGATGTTCCCGATGGAGGTTAACTTCAAAGGCCGCCCTATCGATAAGGCCTGGGCCGAAGCACGCATGCGCAATGAACCACTCACCGAGATCAAACAGATCAAGGGACAATCGGAAACACATCCGCTGCTCTCGCCCAACGATGAATTCGCGGACTATGAAATTTTTTCATTTTTGCTCGGAAACCCCGATGGCCGTTTCCCCAAGATCCCCGGAAGTTATGTGCGCGATGGCCTGAAAACCGGTATCGCCATGCAGTCGACCCGCGGTTACAACCCCTACAAAACCGGTATCGTTGCCGGATCGGACTCCCACAACGGCGCGGCGCCCTATCGCCAGGACAATTTCTTTGGCGGGCATGCGAGAATGGACGGCGGATTAAAAGAGCGCATGCGGGGGCATCTGTTTACGGGGCTGGATACCCGTTTGATCAATCCGGCGGGACTCACCGCCATCTGGGCCGATGAAAACACCCGCGCCTCGCTGTTTGAGGGTATGAAGCGCAAAGAGACATTCGCCACCAGCGGCCCCCGCCTCAAGCTGCGTTTTTTCGGCGGCTGGAATTATGCCGGGGACGCCGCCGACCACAGGGACTGGGTAAAGTCCGCCTATGAAAATGGTGTTCCGATGGGCGGGGATCTGCCAGCCGCTGCGGGCGAGGCACCAAGTTTTATCGTGTGGGCAACCAAAGATCCCACCTCGGGCAACCTCGATCGGGTGCAGATCGTCAAAGGCTGGTCCAAAGACGGGCAGTCCTTTGAGCAGGTGTACGACGTGGTTTGGGCGGGCGACCGCAAGCCGGACTACATCACCGGAAAGGTTCCCCCCATCGAGTCAACCGTCGACCTGGAACAGGCAACCTATAAAAACTCCGTGGGAAAAACGGAGCTGAAAGCGGTCTGGCGGGACCCGGATTTCGACCCGTCTGTGGATGCGTTCTACTACGCCCGGGCACTGGAAATTCCCACACCACGCTGGACGACCATTCAGGCGAAGGAGCTGAATATCCGGCCACCTCAAAATGTACCGGCAACCGTTCAGGAGCGAGCCTGGAGCTCCCCTATCTGGTATACGCCGACCGACCAACAGCGTAACGCGGCAAAATCTGCCGGTATTCGCATTGCGGATCTGAAGAAAAAAGGAATCAATCCACTGGGCGAAGCCGACCTCAGGAAATTGTTGGTTGAGAAGGATACCTGGATCAAAAACCGGGTGACCGGCGCCATATTCCGACTGGTGTGGCAGAAGAACGGTCAGCGCGCGCTGTGGAATGTCAATCCCAGTGATCCCATGCCACAGCATTTCGGCTTCGCCAGTGCGGACTCCTACCTCGGTATTCCCACAAGTTATGAGATCAAAGGCAATCAGGTCATCGAGCACTTCGGCAACGGCCCACTGAGCTGGACCCTGTACCAGTCCGGCGCAGTGACACTGATGGCCCGCAGCGATGAATACGGCTACGCCAATTACGAAATCATCGAGACACCGAAACATCTCGTTGATCTGGAAAAATTGAAACGAAGCCAGTAA
- a CDS encoding HupE/UreJ family protein translates to MRSCLFPLLSLFALLLSASVAAHELRPVYLQIHERAAGDFLLQAKLPRSLPAPPQVGMPEGCEATTALALLRQSDALQLRQTFLCEKGVAGGELRIEYPAGKPATTTIVQLDLLSGASYTQLLAPGEEHWYIPQREEAVAVAAQYTLLGIEHIWLGLDHLLFVACLLLVARGPRRLLITITGFTAAHSLTLALSTLGWVQLPIAPVEAVIALSILFLACEIARPRAGSWTWRYPVLVSSLFGLLHGFGFASVLGDIGLPQTQLPAALLAFNVGVEIGQLLFVVACLLLYALVGRLLPTAQWPRLPQLGCYLVGTLASFWLFDRASNFLT, encoded by the coding sequence ATGCGCAGCTGTCTGTTTCCACTGCTTTCACTGTTTGCGTTGCTGCTGTCCGCGTCCGTCGCCGCGCATGAATTGCGCCCGGTTTACCTGCAGATTCATGAGCGTGCCGCGGGTGATTTCCTGCTCCAGGCGAAACTTCCTCGGTCACTTCCCGCGCCACCGCAAGTCGGTATGCCCGAAGGCTGTGAGGCCACTACGGCACTGGCGCTGCTGCGCCAGAGTGACGCGTTGCAACTGCGCCAGACTTTCCTCTGTGAAAAGGGCGTTGCCGGTGGCGAACTGCGCATTGAATACCCCGCGGGCAAACCTGCGACCACGACCATCGTACAACTGGACCTGTTGAGCGGTGCCAGCTACACGCAGCTGCTGGCGCCTGGGGAGGAGCACTGGTACATCCCCCAGCGTGAGGAGGCGGTCGCGGTGGCGGCGCAGTACACGCTGCTTGGCATCGAGCATATCTGGTTAGGGCTCGATCACTTGCTGTTTGTTGCCTGCCTGTTGCTGGTTGCCCGCGGACCACGGCGCTTACTGATCACCATTACCGGGTTTACCGCCGCGCACTCACTGACCCTGGCGCTTTCCACCCTGGGCTGGGTGCAGTTGCCGATTGCGCCGGTCGAGGCGGTCATCGCGCTCAGTATTCTGTTTCTCGCCTGCGAAATTGCACGGCCGCGGGCGGGTTCCTGGACCTGGCGCTACCCGGTGCTCGTCTCCTCCCTGTTCGGTCTGCTGCACGGCTTTGGTTTTGCCTCGGTGCTGGGAGATATCGGTCTGCCGCAGACGCAACTACCGGCGGCGCTGCTGGCGTTCAATGTAGGGGTGGAGATTGGCCAGCTGTTGTTTGTTGTCGCCTGCTTGCTGCTGTATGCGCTGGTCGGGCGTCTGTTGCCGACGGCACAGTGGCCGCGGTTGCCACAGCTGGGGTGTTATCTGGTGGGGACGCTGGCGAGCTTCTGGCTTTTTGATCGCGCAAGTAATTTCCTGACCTGA